From the genome of Ectobacillus sp. JY-23, one region includes:
- the pepF gene encoding oligoendopeptidase F: MHRKEIQMKDEIRTTVPENETWNLCDIYPTLADWENDYAHVTALISKLNQYVNRIHNAADLYAYLQTKEEATYHYGKLYAFAQLQADLDTRITKAQALLDKVRSLGQNFSRATAFFLPFLLGLEESTLRSYIKEADGLAYFEDDLLEAYRYKHHVLSQEKEELLSQMGEALSAPRNTFSMINNADMRFGDVTDEQGKKIPLTRGMYARLTEHPNQSVRKEAYEAYYKPYVQLENTIASTLSAAIKNNVLLAKLRNYPSALEKALFSDRVPKQVYENLIETAKSHLQPLQTYMEIRKEQLRLENLHAYDLNVPLTKGIKLEISYEDAYKTMLESLTPLGEEYVYILSSFKEKRYIDVRETPGKRSGAYNLGVYGVHPYVLLNHRDDLDSMFTLTHEMGHAMHSYYSGKFQPRIKAGYSIFVAEVASTVNEVLLIQYLLKRADTKSLRQHLLNHFIDQFKGTFFTQVMFAEFEKITHEKAERKEALHAESFSHVYEKLFVTYNADAIMVDPQVKYGWARIPHFYRSFYVYKYATGFVAAIDIAERLLAGDVYTQHVYLEFLKSGSSEEPLVLLQNTGVNLLQPEPIQHAMQLFQRLVTQLQSSYN; the protein is encoded by the coding sequence ATGCATAGAAAGGAGATTCAGATGAAAGATGAGATAAGGACTACTGTGCCTGAAAATGAAACATGGAACCTATGCGATATTTATCCTACTTTAGCAGACTGGGAAAATGATTATGCCCATGTAACAGCATTAATTTCGAAACTTAACCAATACGTAAATCGTATTCACAACGCCGCTGATTTGTATGCCTATTTACAAACAAAGGAAGAAGCGACATATCATTATGGGAAACTATATGCGTTTGCCCAGTTGCAGGCTGACTTAGACACACGGATAACAAAGGCGCAAGCTCTACTTGATAAAGTTCGTAGCTTAGGACAGAATTTCAGCAGGGCAACGGCATTTTTCCTGCCTTTTTTACTGGGACTGGAAGAAAGCACACTTCGTTCATACATAAAAGAAGCAGATGGTCTTGCTTATTTTGAAGATGATTTACTGGAAGCTTATCGGTACAAACACCATGTATTAAGCCAGGAAAAGGAAGAGTTGCTATCTCAAATGGGTGAAGCGCTCTCGGCGCCCCGTAATACATTTTCAATGATTAACAACGCAGACATGCGCTTTGGAGACGTAACAGATGAGCAAGGGAAAAAAATTCCACTTACACGAGGGATGTACGCAAGATTGACGGAGCACCCGAATCAATCCGTACGCAAAGAAGCATATGAAGCGTATTATAAGCCGTATGTGCAGCTTGAAAACACGATTGCGTCGACCTTATCAGCAGCCATTAAAAATAATGTATTGCTCGCAAAGCTGCGTAACTATCCATCCGCCCTTGAGAAGGCTTTATTTTCCGATCGTGTGCCAAAGCAAGTTTATGAAAACTTAATTGAAACTGCAAAATCACATTTACAGCCACTTCAAACCTATATGGAAATTCGTAAAGAGCAGCTCAGACTGGAAAATTTGCATGCTTATGACTTAAATGTCCCGTTAACCAAGGGGATAAAGCTTGAGATTTCATATGAAGACGCCTACAAAACCATGCTTGAAAGCTTAACACCACTTGGTGAGGAATATGTGTATATCTTATCTTCTTTTAAAGAAAAACGGTATATTGATGTGCGTGAAACACCAGGAAAACGGTCAGGCGCTTACAATTTAGGTGTATATGGTGTGCATCCATACGTTCTTTTAAATCACCGTGATGATTTAGACAGTATGTTCACACTTACACATGAAATGGGGCATGCGATGCATAGCTATTATTCCGGTAAATTTCAACCACGAATTAAAGCCGGGTACTCTATTTTCGTTGCCGAAGTAGCGTCAACTGTAAATGAAGTATTATTAATTCAGTATTTATTAAAACGAGCGGATACCAAGAGTTTACGGCAACATTTGCTCAATCATTTCATTGACCAATTTAAGGGAACTTTTTTTACACAAGTCATGTTCGCAGAATTTGAGAAAATTACACATGAAAAAGCGGAGCGGAAAGAAGCATTACATGCCGAGAGCTTTAGCCATGTGTATGAAAAACTGTTTGTAACATACAATGCAGATGCAATCATGGTTGATCCGCAAGTCAAATATGGATGGGCAAGAATTCCTCACTTTTATCGGTCATTTTATGTATATAAATACGCCACTGGCTTTGTAGCTGCTATTGACATTGCTGAACGTTTACTAGCTGGTGATGTATATACACAGCATGTGTATTTAGAGTTTTTAAAAAGCGGAAGCAGTGAAGAACCACTTGTATTACTGCAAAACACAGGGGTAAATTTACTGCAGCCAGAACCGATTCAACATGCAATGCAGCTGTTTCAACGACTGGTGACGCAATTACAAAGTAGCTATAATTGA
- a CDS encoding CoA pyrophosphatase: MDTRKILTALQTRTPSILGSEQFMKFAILLPLIQKENELHILFEVRSATLRRQPGEICFPGGKIDTSDETPQHAAMRETMEELGIPADAISQIAPLDYMISPFGSIIYPYTGLIDPSCELIPNAAEVANTFTVPLSQLLRQTPDVYRVHYKVEPGSDFPFELIPGGESYNWQTRGMDEYFYHYKGHVIWGLTARVLKHFLDITQKLNV; this comes from the coding sequence ATGGACACAAGAAAAATATTAACTGCTCTACAGACTCGAACACCTTCTATTTTGGGTAGTGAACAATTTATGAAATTTGCAATACTATTGCCGCTTATACAAAAAGAAAACGAACTCCATATCTTATTTGAAGTGCGGTCCGCCACCTTACGCAGACAACCGGGAGAAATTTGCTTTCCGGGCGGAAAGATTGATACTTCTGACGAAACGCCGCAGCACGCAGCAATGAGAGAAACAATGGAAGAACTCGGAATTCCTGCAGATGCCATTTCCCAAATTGCGCCGCTTGACTACATGATATCTCCGTTCGGCTCTATCATTTATCCCTATACAGGACTTATAGACCCTTCGTGTGAACTCATACCCAATGCAGCAGAAGTGGCAAACACATTTACAGTTCCTCTCTCACAACTCCTCAGGCAAACACCAGACGTTTATCGCGTTCATTATAAGGTAGAACCGGGCTCAGACTTTCCATTTGAACTCATACCGGGCGGGGAGTCATATAATTGGCAAACAAGAGGAATGGATGAGTATTTTTATCATTACAAAGGACATGTGATTTGGGGATTAACGGCTCGTGTTTTAAAACATTTTCTTGACATTACGCAAAAACTTAACGTATGA
- a CDS encoding carboxymuconolactone decarboxylase family protein: MEQHFQNSVEQSLYHYKEGLGRFLQKTPELTQAYNAFTEACFKEGALTQREKQLIALGISLATQDEYCTIYHTKGCIDQGCTEEQIFEACGVATAFAGGAAMSQAVTLVQECISELQQQKH, from the coding sequence ATGGAACAGCACTTTCAAAATTCGGTGGAGCAGTCTTTATACCACTACAAAGAAGGATTAGGAAGATTTTTACAAAAAACACCAGAGCTAACACAGGCCTATAACGCGTTCACAGAAGCTTGTTTTAAAGAAGGAGCGCTTACGCAACGTGAAAAGCAATTAATCGCACTTGGTATCAGCTTGGCAACACAAGATGAATACTGTACAATTTATCATACAAAGGGTTGTATAGACCAAGGCTGTACAGAAGAACAGATTTTTGAAGCATGCGGCGTGGCGACAGCTTTTGCGGGCGGCGCTGCGATGAGCCAAGCTGTTACTCTTGTACAAGAATGCATTTCAGAATTACAACAACAAAAGCATTAA
- a CDS encoding YhcN/YlaJ family sporulation lipoprotein, giving the protein MKISSWLIIVCLLLTACGPKEEKKAYSGDQTVRVKNTTYKPERYKSNPRAAAHLEKLAADIPNVKAAKAVVLGPYAIVGIDVNSKLDRTRVETIKYTVAESIKHDPHGANAIVVADPDTYQRVQAMGKQIQKGNPQAVMAEFAAIIGRVMPQVPKDMLENKDSEPTKRNDKQLPEGEKQQLKKEQDDQSNQHMNAK; this is encoded by the coding sequence ATGAAAATCAGTTCATGGTTGATAATTGTATGTTTACTGTTAACAGCTTGCGGACCGAAGGAAGAAAAAAAAGCATATAGCGGTGATCAAACTGTACGCGTAAAAAATACAACGTACAAACCCGAACGATATAAATCCAACCCTCGTGCGGCGGCACATCTAGAGAAGCTTGCGGCCGATATTCCAAATGTTAAAGCAGCGAAAGCAGTTGTGCTCGGTCCTTATGCTATTGTTGGGATTGACGTCAATAGTAAACTCGACCGAACACGCGTTGAAACCATTAAATATACCGTTGCGGAAAGTATTAAACATGACCCACACGGTGCTAATGCAATTGTGGTAGCAGACCCGGATACGTACCAAAGAGTACAAGCTATGGGGAAACAAATCCAAAAAGGTAATCCGCAGGCGGTAATGGCAGAGTTTGCGGCCATCATCGGTCGTGTTATGCCACAGGTGCCAAAAGATATGCTGGAAAACAAAGATTCTGAGCCTACAAAACGCAATGATAAGCAGTTGCCTGAAGGAGAAAAACAACAACTGAAAAAAGAACAAGATGATCAATCCAACCAGCATATGAACGCAAAGTAG
- the ypeB gene encoding germination protein YpeB, with protein MLRGLLIIALTFVVAGTGYWGYLEHQEKNAVLIHAENNYQRAFHELTYEMDLLHDKIGNTLAMNSRTSLSPALADVWRITSEARSDVGQLPLTLLPFNKTEEFLASIGDFSYRTAVRDLEKEPLNDKEYATLQQLHQKSADIQNELRHVQHLVLKNNLRWMDVELALAADRKPSDNTIIDGFKTVEKNVNSYTEADFGPTFTSYKQAEKGLNKMEGQPISKQQAKEIAQSFLGIKTTEGIKVEETGEKKKDRYYSLSVQQPNTKSEIYMDITQKGGHPVWLINNREIGAQKIDLNAASIKGATFLKNNKFANMELFESSQYDSVGVFTYVTNLNGIRIYPESINMKVALDDGSIVGFSAKDYLAAYQGKRSIPKPKLSVEEARKKVNPNLKVLEERKAIIINDLNKEVLCYEFVGTLNNDTYQIFINADTAFEEQVKKLNNIEENYD; from the coding sequence ATGCTTAGAGGTTTGTTAATTATTGCGTTAACCTTTGTTGTAGCGGGAACCGGCTACTGGGGATATTTAGAGCATCAAGAAAAAAATGCAGTGTTAATTCATGCAGAAAACAATTATCAACGCGCGTTTCATGAATTGACTTATGAAATGGATTTATTACATGACAAAATTGGGAACACACTTGCCATGAATTCCAGAACATCTCTTTCACCTGCTTTAGCTGATGTTTGGCGAATTACGTCTGAAGCACGCTCCGATGTAGGACAATTACCCTTAACACTTTTGCCATTTAATAAGACGGAAGAATTTCTAGCCAGTATCGGAGACTTTAGTTACCGAACAGCGGTGCGTGATCTCGAAAAAGAACCGCTAAATGATAAAGAATATGCGACCCTGCAGCAACTGCACCAAAAATCAGCTGATATCCAAAACGAACTGCGTCATGTACAGCATCTTGTGCTAAAAAATAACCTGCGCTGGATGGATGTAGAGCTCGCTCTGGCAGCAGATCGCAAACCGTCTGATAATACGATTATTGACGGGTTCAAAACCGTTGAAAAGAATGTGAACTCTTATACGGAGGCTGATTTTGGTCCTACATTTACAAGCTATAAACAAGCTGAAAAAGGTTTGAATAAAATGGAAGGCCAACCTATCTCAAAACAGCAAGCAAAAGAAATTGCACAAAGCTTTCTCGGTATAAAAACTACTGAAGGCATTAAGGTAGAAGAAACAGGAGAAAAGAAAAAAGATCGTTATTACAGCTTGTCAGTGCAACAGCCTAACACCAAAAGTGAAATTTATATGGATATCACACAAAAAGGTGGTCATCCTGTATGGCTTATTAATAACCGTGAAATCGGTGCGCAAAAGATTGATCTCAATGCTGCTTCTATCAAAGGCGCTACATTCTTGAAGAATAATAAATTTGCGAATATGGAATTGTTTGAAAGCTCACAATACGATTCCGTTGGTGTATTCACATACGTTACTAACTTAAATGGTATAAGAATTTATCCAGAATCGATCAATATGAAGGTTGCACTTGATGATGGTAGTATTGTCGGTTTTTCAGCAAAAGACTATTTAGCAGCCTATCAAGGCAAACGTTCTATCCCGAAGCCAAAGTTATCTGTAGAAGAAGCGCGTAAGAAGGTTAACCCAAACTTAAAAGTGCTTGAAGAGCGAAAAGCGATTATTATTAATGATTTAAATAAAGAGGTATTGTGTTATGAGTTTGTTGGGACGTTAAACAATGACACGTACCAGATCTTTATTAACGCCGATACAGCATTTGAAGAGCAAGTCAAAAAACTAAATAACATAGAGGAAAATTATGATTGA
- the sleB gene encoding spore cortex-lytic enzyme, with amino-acid sequence MRKYAYQAPLLFVLIVTLLVAGDGQREARAFSSQVIQRGAVGEDVIELQSRLKYNGYYTSKVDGVFGWNTYWAVRNFQDKFGLPVDGIVGQKTKEKLVKATKYEKGSSGTANNKPAKPPSSNVPNGYSQNDIQLMANAVYGESRGEPYIGQVAVAAVILNRVSSPSFPNTVSGVIFEPRAFTAVADGQIYLTPNETAKKAVLDAINGWDPTENAIYYFNPDTATSGWIWSRPQIKKIGRHIFCR; translated from the coding sequence ATGCGCAAGTATGCTTATCAAGCGCCTCTTCTCTTTGTATTGATTGTCACTTTGCTAGTGGCAGGTGACGGTCAACGAGAGGCGCGCGCATTTTCCAGTCAAGTGATTCAAAGAGGAGCAGTCGGTGAGGATGTGATTGAACTACAATCACGCTTAAAGTATAACGGCTATTATACAAGTAAAGTAGATGGTGTATTCGGCTGGAATACATACTGGGCTGTCCGCAATTTTCAAGATAAATTTGGTCTTCCTGTTGATGGAATTGTGGGACAAAAAACGAAAGAAAAATTGGTTAAAGCAACGAAATATGAAAAAGGCTCGTCCGGTACAGCCAATAATAAGCCAGCTAAACCACCAAGCAGCAATGTACCAAATGGCTACTCACAAAATGATATTCAGCTGATGGCCAACGCCGTATATGGCGAGTCGCGCGGAGAACCTTATATTGGTCAAGTGGCAGTTGCAGCCGTTATTTTAAATCGCGTTAGCAGTCCCTCATTTCCCAATACGGTATCTGGTGTTATTTTTGAACCGCGTGCTTTCACAGCAGTAGCTGACGGACAAATTTATTTAACACCGAATGAAACAGCGAAAAAAGCTGTATTGGATGCAATTAACGGGTGGGATCCGACAGAAAATGCAATTTACTACTTTAATCCAGACACAGCGACAAGCGGGTGGATCTGGTCACGTCCGCAAATAAAAAAAATCGGCCGCCATATTTTTTGCCGATAG
- a CDS encoding GNAT family N-acetyltransferase: MICSMDVLHIETAKALWNLQRTSYAVEAELIGFDEIPSLHESLEELQACGEIFLGYYIEAQLTGAISYTVENQELTICRLVVHPTYFKKGIATKLLSNLIEKQPYPVYYVSTARDNIPAICFYKANGFFWINDIEVAPNFYISCFKKDGCVKIEY; the protein is encoded by the coding sequence ATGATTTGTTCGATGGATGTGTTGCACATAGAAACAGCCAAAGCATTGTGGAATCTGCAGCGCACTTCATATGCAGTAGAAGCAGAGCTCATTGGCTTTGATGAGATTCCATCGCTTCACGAATCACTAGAAGAACTACAAGCCTGCGGTGAAATATTTCTTGGTTACTATATAGAGGCACAACTCACAGGTGCAATTTCTTATACAGTTGAAAACCAAGAGCTTACCATTTGTCGTTTGGTTGTCCATCCTACGTATTTTAAAAAAGGCATTGCAACAAAACTCTTATCAAATCTCATCGAGAAGCAGCCATATCCGGTATATTATGTTTCTACTGCTCGCGATAATATACCGGCAATCTGTTTTTACAAAGCAAATGGATTTTTTTGGATAAACGATATCGAAGTAGCACCTAATTTCTATATTAGTTGTTTTAAAAAGGATGGGTGTGTTAAAATCGAATATTGA
- a CDS encoding ATP-binding protein, with product MSEITNPILMFIAIILTIIASFTAFDLLLLVKTTRQNKLFLFLGSVFSLATGIWITSFFGLLARNMNVLQSYHLSIVVLSWSVGWVLTAIALYVLHVQQTTKLRITLMSLFMTAAVLAVHLISLHGIQVHVSYSALIFLLSALLILIAFSLSFSLLFYAKLPYQHIWLKPLAASFVTVAITESHILLMHTVTLPENGEQFIMEMNADLLMYLMLVASIIILGSLVVSTTLISKRLSTSDSDLQDIKLALDQSSIVAFTNGKGIITSVNDKFCEISKYSREELIGKDHRILNSGYHSKEFFQDMWKTIGAGQVWKGEIRNRAKDGTYYWVETTIVPFMNRKGKPYQYLAIRNDITERKKAEEQVRRQDKLAAVGQMAAGIAHEIRNPLTSMKGYAEFLQLDEENEERREYLSIILDEVERINEIVEDFLVLAKPKAVQLTRQNIIPIIHEVLALIEMQAEHKGVALHFVCEHAQVIAQCDRTRLKQVLLNLVKNGLEAMPNGGDLYVSLQVAKEICISIQDTGIGMTSEQLQHMGDPFFTTKKNGNGLGLMVSFKIIENHHGRITVTSERGKGTTFQIILPPERSM from the coding sequence ATGAGCGAAATTACCAATCCTATTTTAATGTTCATTGCCATCATTTTAACGATCATTGCTTCTTTTACCGCCTTTGATTTATTACTACTAGTTAAAACCACACGACAAAACAAATTATTTTTATTTCTGGGTAGTGTTTTTTCTTTAGCAACAGGTATATGGATTACAAGCTTTTTTGGATTATTGGCGCGTAATATGAATGTGCTGCAATCCTACCACCTTAGTATTGTTGTGCTTTCTTGGTCTGTTGGCTGGGTTTTAACAGCCATTGCTTTGTATGTATTACATGTGCAGCAAACAACAAAGCTACGTATCACACTGATGAGTCTATTCATGACAGCGGCAGTACTTGCTGTTCATCTCATTAGCCTACATGGCATACAAGTACATGTAAGCTACAGTGCACTTATTTTCTTGTTATCAGCATTACTCATTTTAATTGCATTTTCGTTATCATTCTCGCTACTATTTTACGCCAAACTTCCGTATCAACATATTTGGTTAAAGCCATTAGCAGCTTCATTTGTAACAGTAGCAATTACGGAAAGTCATATTTTACTCATGCACACGGTCACTCTGCCTGAAAATGGCGAGCAGTTTATTATGGAAATGAATGCTGATTTATTGATGTATCTCATGCTGGTTGCATCTATTATCATCTTAGGTAGCCTTGTTGTTTCAACAACACTCATTAGCAAACGCCTCTCTACAAGTGATAGTGATTTACAAGATATTAAACTTGCACTCGATCAATCTTCTATTGTTGCCTTTACGAATGGAAAAGGTATCATCACAAGTGTAAATGATAAATTTTGCGAGATTTCCAAATACAGTAGAGAAGAACTTATCGGAAAAGATCATCGTATTTTAAACTCTGGCTATCACAGTAAGGAGTTCTTTCAGGATATGTGGAAAACCATTGGAGCGGGGCAGGTATGGAAGGGAGAAATTAGAAATCGCGCTAAGGATGGTACGTATTACTGGGTAGAAACAACAATCGTTCCTTTCATGAACCGTAAAGGAAAGCCATATCAATATCTGGCTATTCGAAATGATATCACAGAACGAAAGAAAGCAGAAGAGCAAGTAAGGCGACAAGATAAGCTCGCTGCAGTTGGACAAATGGCGGCCGGAATCGCTCATGAAATTCGCAATCCACTTACCTCTATGAAAGGATATGCAGAGTTTTTACAGCTAGATGAAGAAAATGAAGAGCGACGTGAGTATTTATCTATCATCCTAGATGAAGTAGAACGCATTAATGAAATTGTAGAAGATTTTCTTGTGTTAGCCAAACCGAAAGCTGTACAGCTTACAAGACAAAATATAATCCCGATTATTCATGAGGTATTAGCACTTATAGAAATGCAGGCGGAACATAAAGGTGTTGCACTTCATTTTGTATGCGAGCATGCACAAGTTATTGCACAATGTGATCGCACACGACTTAAGCAGGTGTTATTGAATTTGGTGAAAAATGGATTAGAAGCGATGCCAAATGGTGGAGATTTGTATGTGAGTCTACAGGTAGCCAAAGAGATTTGCATATCCATTCAAGATACAGGTATTGGAATGACGTCAGAGCAGCTCCAGCATATGGGCGATCCATTCTTTACGACAAAGAAAAATGGAAATGGACTTGGGCTTATGGTCAGCTTTAAAATTATTGAAAATCATCATGGACGTATTACAGTAACAAGTGAACGTGGGAAGGGTACTACGTTTCAAATTATTTTGCCGCCCGAAAGGAGCATGTGA
- a CDS encoding sigma-70 family RNA polymerase sigma factor, whose translation MNHQQEQTNEERLLEYYPALHRYCCQMTGNVWDGEDVLQDTMSKAMHTYVPQENTITFSLLCTMARNTWRDQLRKHKRAGAWEQEPSHQPLLQYADLQTAAALLVTHFTPQQAAMFVLKESFQYSLLDIATMCGTTEGAVKSTLFRMRSKLQLLQNEEVVAQDDAMVTIFTQSLLQQNPDLLRNIVSPALQLTTPNALMCAA comes from the coding sequence ATGAATCATCAGCAAGAACAAACAAATGAAGAACGTTTGTTAGAATATTATCCAGCTTTGCACCGTTATTGCTGCCAGATGACCGGCAATGTGTGGGATGGAGAAGATGTATTACAAGATACAATGTCAAAAGCAATGCATACGTATGTACCGCAAGAAAATACCATTACCTTCTCACTGCTTTGCACGATGGCACGAAATACATGGCGTGATCAATTGCGTAAACACAAGAGAGCTGGTGCGTGGGAACAAGAGCCTTCTCATCAACCGTTGTTACAATATGCAGATTTGCAAACAGCCGCTGCTTTATTAGTAACACACTTTACGCCACAGCAAGCAGCTATGTTTGTGCTGAAAGAAAGCTTTCAATACAGCCTGCTTGATATTGCTACTATGTGCGGCACTACAGAAGGTGCAGTAAAATCCACATTGTTTCGTATGAGAAGTAAATTGCAGTTATTACAGAACGAAGAGGTAGTCGCACAAGATGATGCAATGGTAACCATATTCACACAATCGCTACTTCAACAAAACCCAGACCTGCTACGTAATATTGTTTCTCCTGCATTACAGCTCACCACACCAAACGCGCTTATGTGCGCAGCATAA
- a CDS encoding DegV family protein, translated as MTVQIITDSGADLPKDLLTQYNIDVIPLRVYDEQDKEFLDGVTLAPKQLFDGMRAGQVYKTSLPFYETIHQTFVTYAAKNIPCLYLAFSSELSGTYQSAMLVKQDVEEEYPEATISIIDTKCASTGQGLVVLEAAKLAQQGKTVEEIRNHVAFLTQHVEHIFTVDDLQTLVRGGRVSKVAGFIGGLLNIKPLLHVEEGKLIPIEKIRGRKKVLQRMVDVMAERGIDLEKQVIGISHGDDLEAAQKLQEMIQERFGSQTFVINSIGAAIGAHAGPGTLALFFLNQTK; from the coding sequence ATGACAGTACAAATTATTACCGACAGCGGGGCGGATTTGCCAAAGGATTTATTGACGCAATATAATATCGATGTAATTCCGCTTCGCGTATATGATGAGCAAGATAAGGAGTTTCTTGATGGTGTGACGCTGGCACCTAAACAACTATTTGATGGTATGAGAGCTGGACAAGTATATAAAACATCACTTCCGTTTTATGAAACCATTCATCAAACATTTGTAACATATGCTGCGAAGAACATACCATGTCTGTATTTGGCCTTTTCTTCAGAGTTATCAGGTACTTATCAATCTGCAATGCTTGTAAAGCAAGATGTAGAAGAAGAGTATCCGGAAGCAACCATTTCTATTATAGACACAAAATGTGCTTCAACAGGACAAGGGCTTGTTGTACTAGAAGCTGCCAAGCTAGCGCAGCAAGGAAAAACAGTCGAAGAAATTCGTAATCATGTCGCATTTTTAACACAGCATGTAGAGCATATCTTTACAGTAGATGATTTGCAGACACTCGTGCGCGGCGGCCGCGTCAGTAAAGTGGCCGGCTTTATTGGAGGTCTCCTAAACATCAAACCTCTTCTTCATGTAGAGGAGGGCAAGCTTATTCCAATTGAGAAGATTCGCGGACGTAAGAAAGTATTGCAGCGCATGGTTGATGTAATGGCTGAACGAGGAATTGATTTGGAAAAACAAGTAATCGGAATTAGCCATGGCGATGATTTGGAAGCTGCACAAAAACTGCAAGAAATGATTCAAGAACGTTTTGGTTCGCAAACATTTGTCATTAACTCCATCGGAGCGGCAATCGGTGCACATGCAGGGCCGGGAACATTAGCTCTGTTTTTCTTAAATCAAACGAAATAA